The genomic DNA GGGTTCTAATACTGCCATTGTTGAGACGAACAAAACAGAGgacaaataaaaagacaaataaaaacactgttcGGTCAAAATAAACTGCAAACAGAGACCACATTCACTAACGTTTGTTTCCTGAAGTGCGGGACAGCTTGccacagcttttttttattttttttatttagtaacTGAAAACAAGTGCACAAAGTTTCACCGTTGTTTTAACTTCCAATTTTCGATTTTCTTTCCTGAGCCTGCCGAGTGTCGCGCTGGAATTCTGCCGCCTCAGCAGAACATTCCTGTAAAcaaatgtggggtttttttgtcacgAGTAAATCTTTGAACATCGAGTGGGGACAGATTGCGTTGCCTTCAAAcactctttttgttttcatttcgtATCCACAGGTAAGCGCTCCATAACGCACATCTAACGGTTTTATAATCTCCGGTTGGGTTTGGGGTCTGTTTTGAAAAAACGATTTCTGCCGAATTATCTCTTAGAATCGTGTCTGACGGTTCAAATGCGTCGTTAGTTCAGCAATCGGTTTCTCTTGGGTAGCTTTGGCTCTGAAtttctcagctgtgtgtgtgtgtgtgtggacccgGGTCCCAGACGGATCCGGTTCCGGCACCTGGATACAGGAAGAGTTCCAGTCGTCATAACAGTGTACTACGGTAACGTTTAAAGGGACAAACCAAGAACCCGACTGACGATAGAAGAGAGTTGACATTTAGCAGCGCTCTCAATGCTACCCTGTGGCGATCAACTCGGGTTTGAGTTAACCGGATTGAACTAACCCGGAAACAGAAACGACCCGAAacgacacagaaacacaaaaaaaaaaaagaaaaagaaaaagaacccAAATTAAAAACCAAACTGCTTCCACATGTGGTACAAATACGTGTACAATAATCCAAATTCATTTTCCCGTGAAGTCTCAAATCGTGACAAACGTCGCTGTTCTGTGCAAGTGGACAAACATTAGTCAATATGGGTGTCAGAAACAGAACAAGGGACATAATACTGGCtacatgagagaagaagaaatgataACACTGTTCAATGGCACTTTTAACAGCACACAGGTCTTGCATAAGGCTGGAGGCATCGGGGCGGAGCTCCTTCACATACGGTATGACTTCAGAACCCAGCtcggaaaaaacaaacaaactcgaCTCGCAAATCGGGAGTCGGGTCCGCCAAAAATAAGGAGAAGCTTTGTACGAATGGGCGCCGACGTTGGGGGGGTTAAACGACGGCCGGAGCGGGTCGGGGCAGGGGCGGATCCGGTCGGATTCGCCCAACGCCGGCGCCCGATTGCTGGCTTTGAGGTTGTGACTCTACTTCCCTGATAGGACAAATTTGGTTATGGTGTTCAAACTCCACAtccacccaccaccccccaagACTCCCCATCCCCCTCCCTctacccaccccccacccccaagaaTGCTTTGTTTTCCTTAAGGCTAACagtcaaactgaaaacaaaggTAATGCTAGCTAGCAAAGGCTAACACAGACAACATCTGGCTAGCTGGTGTACGTACGTAACACTGACGGGCATACGATGCATGAGGCATGTATCCATAGGTAAACCAGGAATACTGTAGtgcagaggttttttttttgttcgtagAACTCAATAAAATACTGATTTTAGGAAAAAATCCATTGGCAATAAAAAGGTTATAGAAATCTTTCTCGTCTTTACAGGTTAAAACCAAAACGGAACGACGTTAGTAACACTGAACGCATGAAgacaaacagtaaaacaaccCGGGGGTGTCTCAGTAACAAGTCTAACAGGATGGTTGCTTTAAAATCTGTACTTCTATAAACAGTTGATAACACTGATAATTCATTTCcacgagatttttttttgtcttttttttgttttgttttttttgtttcaagttCAGGCACACCTGGGTTTTTGTACACAGTAGTGGACCGTTTGGATCGGGGGGGGGGACCGCCGCAGCTTCTCTGCAGTTCTGTCGAGGGAATCGTTCCATCATCCGTCGGTCGCCGCTTCCTCAACGGCTTCGGCGCCGACGCTTCTATCTTTGTCGTCCTTCTCCTCCGCTACTTCCTTCTTTTCATCCGTtgcttcctctttctcttccagtacttcctcctctccagctgcttcctccttcTTATCTGATGCTTCCTCCTTCTCTGCAgctgcttcctccttctcttccagtacttcctcctctccagctgcttcctccttcTTATCTGAtgcttcctccttctctccagctgcttcctccttctctccagctgcttcctccttctctccagctgcttcctccttcTTATCTGAtgcttcttccttttcttccactgcttcctccttcttttccactgcttcctccttctcttccactgcttcctctttctccatcactgcttcctccttctcttccactgcttcctccttctcttccactgCTTCCTCCCTCTCCGCTActgcttcctccttctccatcactgcttcctccttctcttccactgcttcctccttctcttccactgcttcctccttctcttcaactgcttcctccttttctgccactgcttcctcctcctcctcttccactgcTTCCTCCCTCTCCGCTACCgcttcctccttctccatcactgcttcttccttctcttctgccacttcctccatctcttctgctgcttcctccttctctcccaCTGCTTCATCTTTTTCCGCcgtttcctccttctcttctgacacttcctccatctcctcgtCCCTCACGTGATCGTCCCCCAACTCCACTTCCACCACGTCGCAGACAAACTCTTCACCTCCCCTCTCCTTCCccgcctcttcctccctcatcacctcctcttccGTCATCTCGTCGTCGTCGTCGAAGTTGCCCTCGTAGATCTCGCACTCGCCGTCGTCCACCTGCACCACCCGGATGTCGTCCATGCAcatggcctcctcctcctcgtcctcgtcctcctcctcttcctcgctgtcTCTCTCGTCCGAGTCCAGCTGGGAGGGCGGGGTCGTGGTCCGGCTGTCCGGCAGCAGCCCGACGACGCCTGGGCCGCCGAGCTCCGGCGGGACGCGGCGCACGGCGACGGCGAGCCCGTCGTCCTTCTTGCAGTAGGAGTAGCGGTGGTTCATGTGCTGCGAGTACGAACCCGAGTGGGAGAACCGCTTCCCGCACTTGTCGCACTGGTAGGGTTTCTCCCCCGAGTGCAGCCGCGAGTGTTCGATCaggtggtgtttgtgtttgaaggcCTTGTTGCAGATGCTGCACTCGTGTGGACGCCTTCCTGCAGACGGGAAATCAGCCAAACGTCACATCACACCATTTTATCACACGTCTGTAAGAACATCTCGCTAAATCCCCACTGAACGACGTCACGCTGGAACCGTGGCGCGAGTGTAGCGGGCTGCTAACCGCTAACAGACTCCCATAAAACAGCGTTACGCCTCCGTGTTGGCTGGAAGTGAATTCACCTCCATCAAACATTTACAGGCCAGCTGTCCCCCTAAAACACAACCGCAATCGTTTCACGAGGGGTGAGATCACGCTTTTAAGCAGTGGTCCCCCAAACCACGGCCCCTGGGCCGGATGCGGCCCTCCTCTACTTTTGGCACGGCCCCCTGAAAAGCAGTTTGGTTATTATCTATTTCATTAATAGTGTTATTATTCATTTCGtgactttttttctatttatatatatatatcgatGCATCGAAAAAATcggaattcaaccaaaaaaattcagaaattttttgtcttagaagtcgtacaaaatttggaagtcgaacgcgaaacaaacgccttttctctcgccgccaagcgcgaGCAAAGTCgggagaaaacgtgacggtaacgtgctttttattttatttcatttttttaaataggtcattcattgaaggtgcgtcttcTAGTGCAGAAGATGCATTAATAATTGGTTATGTGTGGCTTTCTGAAAGACAAGACATGTTGACATTTAGGAATCCCTGCAATCGTCAGTTTTTCTGACCCCGGCCCCCCAGCAGAGAAGGGAAAAGCTCTGTGGCCCTTACAGGAAGAAGTTTGGACCCCCCCTGCTTCAAAGGCTAAAACCGCGCCTGGCGCTACGTTTGACGGCGTACCTGTGTGTTCGTATTTGTGCCTGAGCAGCGAGCTGCCCTTCTGGAAGACTTTGGAGCAGAGGTCACAGGGGTAGACGCTTCCGTTCTCCAGCCGACGCTTCTTCGTCAGGACGGCCGAGTCGGAGTCGCTCGGCTCCTCCCCCGCGGGAACGCCGTCGGAGCCGCTGTCCGGcttcttctcctgctgctgGATGCGAAAGAAAAACCGTTAAAAGTCGTGGAAATCTAGTCGATCTAATGATCGCCGATCGTGGACGTCACACACCTTGTGGCCGTTGAGCACAACAGTCTTTGCCCCGGCGGTGCCGCCCCCGGGGGTGGCGTAGGTGTAGGTGAGCTGCGGGATGAGGATGGTGCGTTTGGTGTTGATGGCGCCGAGGCACCCGACGGCGCCCTGGCCGGCGATGGCCACCAGCGTGGGTAGCTGGGCGGCGGTGACAATGTTGACCGGACGTCCCTTCTGGGGCGCGGCCACGTAGATGGTCCGACCCTCCAATTGCTCCTTCCGCAGGCAGGTCAGGTTCAGGGGCTGGTCCTGCTGCTTCAGGGGGGGCGGCGTGGCTTTGGCGTCGGACGCTAAGTGTTTGGGGAGGGAGAGGTCGAGCGGCTCGGCTTGGGAGTCCGGGTCGTTCGGGTCCTCGGGTTCCCGTTTCACGATGACCAGGTCGCCGGCGTTGAGGCTGAACGACGAAGGGCAGTCTTTGTTGGGGACCTCCTCCGCCTCTCCGGTCCGACTCAAGGTAACCGTGGCAACGGAACCGCCGTTTTCACACTTCTTGGACTCTTTCCCCAACTTTCTCCCGCAGTTCATTTTGGCGAACCACTTCCGGACCACATCCACGGGAATACTGACCGACTCGGAGATCTTCTCCAGCTCCGTCTCGTTGGGATTGGCGTTGGAGGCGAAGTAAGTCTTGAGCAGCGAGAGGAGGTCCTCAACCGGCGGCTCCTCCAGGGTCACCCCCGCCTCGCTCAGCAGGTCGGCGAAGGAAGGGTCCAGCGCCGCCGAGTCCACCGCCTCGCCGTTGGCGGCCTTGCGGTGCTGGAGGAGGTGCAGCGCCTCCAGGTTGTCGGGGCAATCGTCGCAGAGCAAACAGGTGCTGCTGCCCCCGGTGGCGGCTTTTGGCATCGCGGCTGAAGTCTTCACAGTTTCCGTTTGCGTGACGGCGACCGATTCCGGTTCCGTCTTCACTACGTTGAGGTCGACCATGTCTGGGGTGGAGGATTTGCCCGTTTTCTGGGCAGGGGCTGCGGCGGCGCTCacagtgggggtggggttgtggGGTTGGGCGGCGgtggcagcggcggcggcggggctGATACTGTAGTTGATGATGATCTTGGTGGTGCCGTCGTGATCCACGAAGGCCGGGAGGCTGATGATCTGCTGCTGGGGCTGCTGGACCACAATCCCTTGCTTCCCTTGCGTCACCACCCCATTGGCCGTCCCCAACACCTGCCGGAGGACGTTCCCGTCCATCGCCACCTTGAGGACGTTCTGCAGGTCGTTCAGGTTAATACTGATGGGCGACATCAGGCCCATGGTGGGGACCACCATGGCCACACCCTGGGGCGCGGCCGCAGCCGGCGCCGTCCCTCCGTTCACCACGCCGTTGGCGACGGAAGACGTCGCCGGCGTCCCCAGCTTGCACTCGTATTCCACAGGTTCTGATTTGATCTGGGTGAGGGGGAGCTGCTCCTGGAGGGGCTTGCTGTCCGGCTTCTCTTTCAGAGCGGTGCGAGCCGGAGCGATGACCACCGGCGCCATCTGGGCGCAAGGCGTGGGCGATTTGATCAGCGTTCGGGGGACGCCGTTAGGGGGCGCCGCGCCCACGCACTTCTTACTGCTGATGTGGGAGCTGTAGGAGCCCGAGTGGGAGAATCGCTTCTTGCAGTTGGAGCATTCGTACGGTTTCTCTCCTGCGAATGGAAACAAAGATCCGTTTAAAACTGGCGTTCGAGGTccttgggggggcggggggtgtcgTCGGGGGCGACGACTCACCGCTGTGGATGCGCAGGTGCTCCTTCAGGTGGTGCTTGTACTTGAAGGCTTTGGAACATTCAGTGCACTTGAATTTGCGGGTTCCGCCCGTTCCCCCCGTCGACTGAGACGTGTGGCGCTGGGACATCAAAGTCAAGACATCAAAGCTCAGAACATCAAAgctcacatgtgtcaaacccaaggcccaggggccaaatgtggctcttcagatcattttatgtggcccctgTTAGcaaaaaaagctaaaaacatTGATCATCTAGCTtacatgtcaaactcaaggcccaggggccaaatgtggcccccaatagcaaaaaaaaaagctcagaaCATTGATTATCTAGCTGTTCGGACTTTGGTGGCCCAGTTGTTGCCCCCACCTGCTCCCTGCTGCCCCGGTGGTGGTTCATGTGCCTCTCCAGCTGCGAGCGGTAGGTGAAGGTGTAGCTGCAGTGCGAGCAGCTGTAGTTGTCGTCGCTCGTCTCGTGCCGGTACTTGATGTGCTCCTTCAGCGAGGCGTTGCGCTTGTAGCCCCGGGAGCAGTAGGGGCAGGTGTGCAGCTGGGAGAACGAATCCGGCGTGCCTGCGACAGAGGGCGGGAAGAGGAACGTGAAAGAGGGCGGGGCTCGGACCTGGAGACGTACCTGTAGAACCTTTCGGACGCGTTCGGACGTTACCGTTCTCGTCGGCGCCGCCGGCCTCGGCTGGACTCTGCTCATCCTCAGGAGCTTCAGGGTAGATGATGGCCGTGTCTCCCTGCTGGAGAATCTCCTCCACAAGAGtatccttcacctcctcctcctcctcctcctcctcgtcttctgacacacactcctctttcactaaaaaaaataaaataaaaaagcaaacataGGATCAGAAAcgctgaaatgtttttttttccaggtgaaTTTCCAGAAGTTAAGAATATCCTTGAGGTGCTGTTACACAAATTCACCACCAGAGGGCGCCAAAGGCCATATAATCCTCTGTGATGGTTCCTCTTCATCAACTGGTGACGTTTATCTCAAGTTTCTGCAGAGTCAGCACCAAAGCCGAAGAAGAAaggattatttattattattgatcagccgtttctttaattttatttaattaattttttatttttattttattattattgattttatttttttacccgTTATCTCTTCAATAAAATCTTCGTTATTTTTAGTGACCATCGAGGCGCGAGTCATTCGCCAGCACCTGAACGCCACGTGAGCCACAACCACCTCTCAGTCACGCCTCACGCCTCGCGCCTCACGCCTCACGCCTCACGCCACACGCCTCGCGCCTCACGCCTCACGCCACACGCCGACACGCAT from Antennarius striatus isolate MH-2024 chromosome 18, ASM4005453v1, whole genome shotgun sequence includes the following:
- the LOC137612284 gene encoding zinc finger E-box-binding homeobox 1-like isoform X2, which translates into the protein MADGPRCKRRKQANPKRSSVTNFNNGLEASSDSDDEDKLHIVEEDSLLEPDAANAAGTPQPDRHDAANATANAATVLPHNGSVNGVKEECVSEDEEEEEEEEVKDTLVEEILQQGDTAIIYPEAPEDEQSPAEAGGADENGTPDSFSQLHTCPYCSRGYKRNASLKEHIKYRHETSDDNYSCSHCSYTFTYRSQLERHMNHHRGSREQRHTSQSTGGTGGTRKFKCTECSKAFKYKHHLKEHLRIHSGEKPYECSNCKKRFSHSGSYSSHISSKKCVGAAPPNGVPRTLIKSPTPCAQMAPVVIAPARTALKEKPDSKPLQEQLPLTQIKSEPVEYECKLGTPATSSVANGVVNGGTAPAAAAPQGVAMVVPTMGLMSPISINLNDLQNVLKVAMDGNVLRQVLGTANGVVTQGKQGIVVQQPQQQIISLPAFVDHDGTTKIIINYSISPAAAAATAAQPHNPTPTVSAAAAPAQKTGKSSTPDMVDLNVVKTEPESVAVTQTETVKTSAAMPKAATGGSSTCLLCDDCPDNLEALHLLQHRKAANGEAVDSAALDPSFADLLSEAGVTLEEPPVEDLLSLLKTYFASNANPNETELEKISESVSIPVDVVRKWFAKMNCGRKLGKESKKCENGGSVATVTLSRTGEAEEVPNKDCPSSFSLNAGDLVIVKREPEDPNDPDSQAEPLDLSLPKHLASDAKATPPPLKQQDQPLNLTCLRKEQLEGRTIYVAAPQKGRPVNIVTAAQLPTLVAIAGQGAVGCLGAINTKRTILIPQLTYTYATPGGGTAGAKTVVLNGHKQEKKPDSGSDGVPAGEEPSDSDSAVLTKKRRLENGSVYPCDLCSKVFQKGSSLLRHKYEHTGRRPHECSICNKAFKHKHHLIEHSRLHSGEKPYQCDKCGKRFSHSGSYSQHMNHRYSYCKKDDGLAVAVRRVPPELGGPGVVGLLPDSRTTTPPSQLDSDERDSEEEEEDEDEEEEAMCMDDIRVVQVDDGECEIYEGNFDDDDEMTEEEVMREEEAGKERGGEEFVCDVVEVELGDDHVRDEEMEEVSEEKEETAEKDEAVGEKEEAAEEMEEVAEEKEEAVMEKEEAVAEREEAVEEEEEEAVAEKEEAVEEKEEAVEEKEEAVEEKEEAVMEKEEAVAEREEAVEEKEEAVEEKEEAVMEKEEAVEEKEEAVEKKEEAVEEKEEASDKKEEAAGEKEEAAGEKEEAAGEKEEASDKKEEAAGEEEVLEEKEEAAAEKEEASDKKEEAAGEEEVLEEKEEATDEKKEVAEEKDDKDRSVGAEAVEEAATDG
- the LOC137612284 gene encoding zinc finger E-box-binding homeobox 1-like isoform X1, giving the protein MADGPRCKRRKQANPKRSSVTNFNNGLEASSDSDDEDKLHIVEEDSLLEPDAANAAGTPQPDRHDAANATANAATVLPHNGSVNGVKEECVSEDEEEEEEEEVKDTLVEEILQQGDTAIIYPEAPEDEQSPAEAGGADENGTPDSFSQLHTCPYCSRGYKRNASLKEHIKYRHETSDDNYSCSHCSYTFTYRSQLERHMNHHRGSREQRHTSQSTGGTGGTRKFKCTECSKAFKYKHHLKEHLRIHSGEKPYECSNCKKRFSHSGSYSSHISSKKCVGAAPPNGVPRTLIKSPTPCAQMAPVVIAPARTALKEKPDSKPLQEQLPLTQIKSEPVEYECKLGTPATSSVANGVVNGGTAPAAAAPQGVAMVVPTMGLMSPISINLNDLQNVLKVAMDGNVLRQVLGTANGVVTQGKQGIVVQQPQQQIISLPAFVDHDGTTKIIINYSISPAAAAATAAQPHNPTPTVSAAAAPAQKTGKSSTPDMVDLNVVKTEPESVAVTQTETVKTSAAMPKAATGGSSTCLLCDDCPDNLEALHLLQHRKAANGEAVDSAALDPSFADLLSEAGVTLEEPPVEDLLSLLKTYFASNANPNETELEKISESVSIPVDVVRKWFAKMNCGRKLGKESKKCENGGSVATVTLSRTGEAEEVPNKDCPSSFSLNAGDLVIVKREPEDPNDPDSQAEPLDLSLPKHLASDAKATPPPLKQQDQPLNLTCLRKEQLEGRTIYVAAPQKGRPVNIVTAAQLPTLVAIAGQGAVGCLGAINTKRTILIPQLTYTYATPGGGTAGAKTVVLNGHKQQEKKPDSGSDGVPAGEEPSDSDSAVLTKKRRLENGSVYPCDLCSKVFQKGSSLLRHKYEHTGRRPHECSICNKAFKHKHHLIEHSRLHSGEKPYQCDKCGKRFSHSGSYSQHMNHRYSYCKKDDGLAVAVRRVPPELGGPGVVGLLPDSRTTTPPSQLDSDERDSEEEEEDEDEEEEAMCMDDIRVVQVDDGECEIYEGNFDDDDEMTEEEVMREEEAGKERGGEEFVCDVVEVELGDDHVRDEEMEEVSEEKEETAEKDEAVGEKEEAAEEMEEVAEEKEEAVMEKEEAVAEREEAVEEEEEEAVAEKEEAVEEKEEAVEEKEEAVEEKEEAVMEKEEAVAEREEAVEEKEEAVEEKEEAVMEKEEAVEEKEEAVEKKEEAVEEKEEASDKKEEAAGEKEEAAGEKEEAAGEKEEASDKKEEAAGEEEVLEEKEEAAAEKEEASDKKEEAAGEEEVLEEKEEATDEKKEVAEEKDDKDRSVGAEAVEEAATDG
- the LOC137612284 gene encoding zinc finger E-box-binding homeobox 1-like isoform X3 — encoded protein: MSTCAVTNFNNGLEASSDSDDEDKLHIVEEDSLLEPDAANAAGTPQPDRHDAANATANAATVLPHNGSVNGVKEECVSEDEEEEEEEEVKDTLVEEILQQGDTAIIYPEAPEDEQSPAEAGGADENGTPDSFSQLHTCPYCSRGYKRNASLKEHIKYRHETSDDNYSCSHCSYTFTYRSQLERHMNHHRGSREQRHTSQSTGGTGGTRKFKCTECSKAFKYKHHLKEHLRIHSGEKPYECSNCKKRFSHSGSYSSHISSKKCVGAAPPNGVPRTLIKSPTPCAQMAPVVIAPARTALKEKPDSKPLQEQLPLTQIKSEPVEYECKLGTPATSSVANGVVNGGTAPAAAAPQGVAMVVPTMGLMSPISINLNDLQNVLKVAMDGNVLRQVLGTANGVVTQGKQGIVVQQPQQQIISLPAFVDHDGTTKIIINYSISPAAAAATAAQPHNPTPTVSAAAAPAQKTGKSSTPDMVDLNVVKTEPESVAVTQTETVKTSAAMPKAATGGSSTCLLCDDCPDNLEALHLLQHRKAANGEAVDSAALDPSFADLLSEAGVTLEEPPVEDLLSLLKTYFASNANPNETELEKISESVSIPVDVVRKWFAKMNCGRKLGKESKKCENGGSVATVTLSRTGEAEEVPNKDCPSSFSLNAGDLVIVKREPEDPNDPDSQAEPLDLSLPKHLASDAKATPPPLKQQDQPLNLTCLRKEQLEGRTIYVAAPQKGRPVNIVTAAQLPTLVAIAGQGAVGCLGAINTKRTILIPQLTYTYATPGGGTAGAKTVVLNGHKQQEKKPDSGSDGVPAGEEPSDSDSAVLTKKRRLENGSVYPCDLCSKVFQKGSSLLRHKYEHTGRRPHECSICNKAFKHKHHLIEHSRLHSGEKPYQCDKCGKRFSHSGSYSQHMNHRYSYCKKDDGLAVAVRRVPPELGGPGVVGLLPDSRTTTPPSQLDSDERDSEEEEEDEDEEEEAMCMDDIRVVQVDDGECEIYEGNFDDDDEMTEEEVMREEEAGKERGGEEFVCDVVEVELGDDHVRDEEMEEVSEEKEETAEKDEAVGEKEEAAEEMEEVAEEKEEAVMEKEEAVAEREEAVEEEEEEAVAEKEEAVEEKEEAVEEKEEAVEEKEEAVMEKEEAVAEREEAVEEKEEAVEEKEEAVMEKEEAVEEKEEAVEKKEEAVEEKEEASDKKEEAAGEKEEAAGEKEEAAGEKEEASDKKEEAAGEEEVLEEKEEAAAEKEEASDKKEEAAGEEEVLEEKEEATDEKKEVAEEKDDKDRSVGAEAVEEAATDG